In Streptomyces durocortorensis, a genomic segment contains:
- a CDS encoding exodeoxyribonuclease VII small subunit: MTDDSTAAAAATGTLGYEQARDELIEVVRRLEAGGTTLEESLALWERGEELAKVCRHWLEGARARLDAALARPESGSGGSGTAADG, encoded by the coding sequence ATGACGGACGACAGTACGGCGGCGGCTGCCGCGACGGGCACGCTCGGGTACGAGCAGGCGCGCGACGAGCTGATCGAGGTCGTACGCCGGCTGGAGGCGGGCGGCACGACGCTGGAGGAGTCGCTGGCCCTGTGGGAGCGGGGCGAGGAGCTGGCCAAGGTCTGCCGGCACTGGCTTGAGGGTGCCCGGGCGCGGCTGGACGCCGCGCTCGCCCGCCCGGAATCCGGCTCCGGCGGCTCCGGCACGGCCGCCGACGGCTGA